In a single window of the Anaerotruncus rubiinfantis genome:
- a CDS encoding 2-hydroxyacyl-CoA dehydratase has translation MAEEERVVFTKEMKKDYTILVPTMLPIHFKLMLNILREYGYKVELLETSGKEVVDCGLRNVHNDTCYPALLVIGQLINALESGKYDIHKVALLMTQTGGGCRASNYIHLLRKALQKSGYGFIPVISLSMGMEKNPGFTLSPMMLDRIFYAVSYGDLLMLLANQCKPYEMVAGATDALVDHWAWHLTNEMKGRGLLSYKQVRANYKKIIADFAAMPRYSQKKVRVGVVGEIYVKFSPLGNNNLEEFLLSEGAEVVVPGLLDFCLYCIYNQLMDHKLYGRPGAVKAWVFEKVFRMLTKKQEDVIVAIEQNGEFSPGGYFPHTINLVRGYIGHGVKMGEGWLLTAEMLELIESGVSNIVCTQPFGCLPNHIVGKGMMRVIKERNPKSNIVAVDYDPGATKINQENRIKLMLANATAIEEEEEKLREALKLVLEREKEIAPEPGSLPELAVGTKM, from the coding sequence ATGGCTGAGGAAGAGCGCGTAGTCTTTACAAAAGAGATGAAAAAGGATTACACCATCCTGGTCCCGACCATGCTGCCGATCCACTTTAAATTGATGCTCAACATCCTGCGGGAGTACGGCTACAAGGTCGAGCTTTTGGAAACGAGCGGCAAAGAGGTTGTGGACTGCGGCCTTCGGAATGTCCACAACGACACCTGCTACCCTGCGCTGCTGGTCATCGGCCAGCTCATCAACGCATTGGAATCCGGCAAATACGATATCCACAAGGTCGCCCTGCTGATGACCCAGACAGGCGGCGGCTGCCGCGCTTCGAACTATATCCACCTGCTGCGCAAAGCGCTGCAAAAGAGCGGTTACGGCTTTATCCCGGTCATCTCACTCAGTATGGGGATGGAGAAAAATCCGGGCTTTACCCTTTCTCCGATGATGCTTGACCGGATTTTTTATGCGGTCAGCTACGGCGATCTTTTGATGCTGCTGGCAAACCAGTGCAAGCCCTACGAGATGGTAGCGGGCGCGACCGACGCGCTGGTCGATCACTGGGCCTGGCATTTGACCAATGAGATGAAAGGGCGCGGACTCCTGAGCTATAAACAGGTGCGCGCCAATTACAAAAAGATCATTGCAGATTTTGCGGCGATGCCGCGCTACAGCCAGAAAAAAGTGCGGGTTGGGGTCGTGGGCGAAATCTATGTCAAGTTTTCGCCGCTCGGAAACAACAACCTTGAGGAGTTTCTGCTTTCGGAGGGCGCCGAGGTGGTTGTCCCCGGGCTTTTGGATTTTTGCCTCTACTGCATCTACAATCAGCTCATGGATCACAAGCTCTATGGCCGCCCGGGGGCGGTCAAAGCGTGGGTTTTTGAAAAGGTGTTCCGGATGCTCACCAAAAAGCAGGAGGACGTGATTGTAGCAATCGAACAGAACGGCGAATTTTCACCGGGCGGGTACTTCCCCCATACCATCAATCTTGTGCGCGGATATATTGGCCACGGCGTCAAGATGGGCGAAGGCTGGCTGCTCACCGCCGAAATGCTTGAACTGATTGAATCGGGCGTTTCCAATATCGTCTGTACGCAGCCGTTTGGCTGCCTGCCCAACCACATCGTGGGCAAGGGCATGATGCGCGTCATCAAGGAACGAAATCCCAAATCGAATATCGTGGCGGTCGATTACGACCCCGGCGCCACCAAGATCAACCAGGAAAACCGTATCAAGCTGATGCTTGCGAACGCCACCGCCATCGAAGAGGAAGAGGAAAAGCTGCGCGAAGCGCTTAAGCTGGTACTTGAACGGGAAAAGGAAATCGCGCCGGAGCCGGGTTCCCTGCCCGAATTGGCGGTCGGCACCAAGATGTAA
- a CDS encoding putative ABC transporter permease: MTAVELCGILLLFFIYAFLGWCFESTVCSVSQHKLVNRGFLSGPVVPVYACGALAVVYCLSPVQDNLPLLYLCSVVLMSAIEYFTGWLLETLFHTRWWDYSSHKFNLHGRICLANCLIFGLMAVLALKLLHPLVLHLVGSLSLVALVWWASSCTTLFAVDLFLSVRTAMQLSGKLDALQAALAEARERTEAVIAEKKLAAEQFGGMSLSERVDALLERGESLSLHDRLHELTHSHNMLHRRMLDAFPTMKPRHNKASLDELRAAIAKARREYRDAKAARKAKKAKNA; this comes from the coding sequence ATGACGGCAGTGGAGCTTTGCGGGATACTCCTGCTCTTTTTCATCTACGCCTTCCTCGGCTGGTGCTTTGAGAGCACTGTCTGCTCGGTCAGCCAGCATAAGCTGGTCAACCGCGGCTTTCTGAGCGGACCGGTGGTTCCGGTTTATGCCTGCGGCGCGCTGGCGGTGGTTTACTGCCTGTCCCCTGTGCAGGATAATCTGCCGCTGCTTTACCTTTGCAGCGTGGTGCTCATGAGCGCGATTGAATATTTTACCGGCTGGCTGCTTGAAACCCTGTTCCACACCAGATGGTGGGATTATTCCAGCCATAAATTTAATCTGCATGGCCGTATCTGCTTGGCCAACTGTCTGATCTTCGGCCTGATGGCGGTTCTCGCGCTCAAGCTGCTGCATCCGCTTGTGCTGCATCTGGTCGGGTCGCTTTCGCTGGTGGCGCTGGTTTGGTGGGCCTCCTCCTGTACCACCCTTTTCGCGGTGGATCTTTTCCTGTCGGTGCGCACCGCGATGCAGCTTTCCGGCAAACTGGATGCATTGCAGGCGGCGCTGGCGGAGGCTCGTGAACGCACCGAGGCGGTCATCGCCGAAAAGAAGCTCGCGGCCGAACAATTTGGCGGGATGTCCCTGTCCGAACGGGTCGACGCACTGCTGGAGCGGGGAGAGAGCCTTTCTCTGCACGACCGGCTGCATGAACTGACCCACAGTCACAATATGCTGCACCGGCGTATGCTGGACGCATTCCCAACCATGAAACCAAGGCACAATAAAGCGTCGCTTGACGAGCTGCGCGCCGCGATCGCAAAGGCGCGCCGGGAATATCGCGACGCGAAGGCGGCTCGAAAAGCAAAGAAGGCAAAGAACGCCTGA
- a CDS encoding DUF5050 domain-containing protein, whose translation MKRRLAAALSVLLMLGTAVPAFAEQAAYSQLANAEINESTVTQGGYIYTAVKGFIERINPATNERITVAAQKDAYSVADFSVLDNWVYWYGKNAVYKAKTDGSGLVKLAAGGSGDAAVSNLRVTPKGIFYCLGGKTGGRAVYRMKLDGAGRVKLEIEPVSRFEVDGDFLYYLPEGDETLYRCGLDGGDIAQAARLEGDEWLPEVYNGTVYYPDAGKWYYVNKNNQIKQSNTPSKIPNEYYISGLPSFDPFGATPSRVSIVTAATRKSFALENVSRYSLLGSKEHLYYYQSGDKKGLYRCGWNGKNKEKLADSGTPILLANGYMVYLKGNDIAWVKD comes from the coding sequence ATGAAAAGACGGTTGGCAGCGGCTCTTTCGGTGCTGCTTATGCTGGGGACGGCGGTTCCGGCGTTTGCGGAGCAGGCCGCCTATTCTCAGCTTGCAAATGCGGAAATCAACGAATCCACGGTGACCCAGGGCGGCTATATCTATACCGCGGTCAAAGGCTTTATCGAGCGGATTAATCCGGCGACAAACGAGCGGATTACCGTGGCGGCCCAAAAGGACGCCTACAGCGTCGCGGACTTTTCAGTTTTGGACAATTGGGTCTACTGGTACGGCAAAAACGCTGTCTACAAGGCGAAAACGGACGGGTCCGGCCTTGTAAAGCTTGCGGCTGGCGGCAGTGGAGACGCGGCGGTATCGAATCTGCGGGTCACACCGAAGGGAATCTTCTACTGCCTCGGCGGAAAAACAGGCGGGCGCGCGGTCTATCGGATGAAGCTCGATGGGGCCGGCCGCGTGAAGCTGGAGATCGAACCGGTCAGCCGGTTCGAAGTGGATGGAGATTTCCTCTACTACCTTCCGGAGGGGGATGAGACGCTTTACCGGTGCGGGCTCGACGGCGGGGATATTGCGCAGGCAGCGCGGCTCGAGGGGGATGAGTGGCTGCCGGAGGTCTACAACGGCACGGTCTATTATCCGGACGCTGGGAAATGGTACTATGTGAACAAAAACAACCAGATTAAACAGAGCAATACGCCGTCCAAAATCCCCAACGAATACTATATTTCCGGCCTGCCCAGCTTTGACCCGTTCGGGGCCACCCCCAGCCGCGTGTCAATTGTCACCGCGGCCACCCGGAAATCTTTTGCACTCGAGAATGTATCGCGCTATTCCCTGCTTGGCTCGAAGGAACATCTGTACTATTACCAGTCCGGCGACAAGAAAGGGCTCTACCGCTGCGGCTGGAATGGCAAAAACAAAGAGAAGCTCGCGGACAGCGGCACCCCCATCCTGCTCGCGAACGGCTATATGGTCTACCTGAAAGGGAATGATATTGCCTGGGTGAAGGATTGA
- a CDS encoding magnesium transporter CorA family protein has product MVYLLRDGNLLPDDPAAAGPRLCIAPPTKLAEAKTLLGKNAPLLERLLESGVARHESRDQFDYISFALPDLGNLLAPAEQFSVCLTHDLLIFITDGSPEVDAVFETIRSEEYRVTGLGQVLYLFLDRLTSNDYLTLEAIEQEISELEEALITDEKSSCIREIVSLRRRLMALKRYYEQLFTICEGIEQNENGLCEKGMLRYFRLLSQRINRLENHVLNLRDYVTQVREAYQAQVDINLNQIMKVFTVITAIFLPLTLIAGWYGMNLAMPEYHWPYAYPVVICVSAAVVGLFILFFKKKHWF; this is encoded by the coding sequence ATGGTTTATTTGCTGCGGGACGGCAACCTCCTGCCCGACGACCCGGCCGCCGCCGGGCCACGGCTGTGCATCGCGCCGCCCACAAAGCTCGCAGAGGCAAAAACACTGCTCGGCAAAAACGCGCCGCTGCTCGAACGGCTGCTTGAAAGCGGCGTTGCGCGGCATGAAAGCCGAGATCAGTTCGACTATATCTCGTTCGCCCTGCCCGATCTTGGCAATCTGCTTGCGCCGGCCGAACAATTCAGCGTCTGCCTGACCCATGATCTGCTGATCTTCATCACCGACGGCAGCCCCGAGGTCGACGCGGTCTTTGAGACGATCCGCTCGGAGGAATACCGCGTCACCGGCCTGGGGCAGGTGCTCTATCTGTTTCTCGACCGTCTCACCTCAAACGATTACCTCACGCTTGAAGCGATCGAGCAGGAGATTTCCGAACTCGAAGAAGCGCTCATCACCGACGAAAAAAGCTCCTGCATCCGGGAGATCGTCTCGCTGCGCCGCAGGCTGATGGCCCTCAAGCGGTATTACGAACAGCTCTTCACCATCTGTGAAGGGATTGAACAGAATGAAAACGGGCTGTGTGAAAAGGGCATGCTGCGCTATTTCCGGCTGCTCTCCCAGCGGATCAACCGGCTGGAAAATCATGTTCTGAACCTGCGGGACTACGTCACCCAGGTGCGGGAAGCCTATCAGGCGCAGGTTGATATCAACCTCAACCAGATCATGAAGGTGTTCACTGTGATCACTGCGATCTTCCTGCCGCTGACCCTGATCGCGGGCTGGTACGGGATGAACCTTGCCATGCCGGAATACCACTGGCCATATGCCTATCCGGTGGTCATCTGCGTAAGCGCCGCGGTTGTCGGGCTGTTCATCCTCTTCTTTAAGAAAAAACACTGGTTTTAA
- the glmS gene encoding glutamine--fructose-6-phosphate transaminase (isomerizing): MCGIVGYAGRKHAASVLLNALSGLEYRGYDSAGISVFSGESILTVKAKGRLQCLADRLKDNPAVERAVCGIGHTRWATHGEPSDVNAHPHATEKLSLVHNGIIENYQQLRSQLAAKGYEFLSRTDTEVAAKLIDSLYDGDPVDTIRRACALLEGSYAFAIVFADRPGEVYATRLGSPLIAAKGDGENFLASDVPAILQYTRDYCLIAEGQIVKVTQDGIALYQADGSPAPVEMLRASWTVEQAQKGGYEHFMLKEIYEQPRALADTVHPRILDGLPSFEGQDDIPEGFWKQFDRVSIVACGTAWHAGMVGKYLIERLARIPVECSVASEFRYCDPILSKRTLVIVISQSGETADTLAALRLAQQKGTTTLAVVNVTGSSIAREADYVIHTFAGPEIAVASTKAYSVQLSVMYMIAVKLALCGGKISADTARDLTDGLLEAVGAAKEALALDDEIKAYVQRYEALKDLFFLGRGLDYALSMEGSLKLKEVSYIHCEAYAAGELKHGTISLITPGVPVVAMATQEALLPKMVSNIKEVHSRGADVLLIGKKGLEIDPEIYGRRFDLPALDDLFMPIPGVVVLQLLAYHTAVLRGCDVDKPRNLAKSVTVE, encoded by the coding sequence ATGTGTGGAATTGTTGGTTACGCCGGCAGGAAACATGCTGCCAGCGTCCTTTTGAATGCCCTTTCAGGGCTTGAATACCGCGGGTATGATTCGGCGGGCATCTCGGTTTTTTCCGGGGAAAGCATCCTGACTGTCAAAGCGAAAGGCCGGCTGCAATGCCTTGCCGACCGGCTGAAGGATAATCCTGCGGTTGAAAGGGCTGTCTGCGGGATTGGACACACCCGCTGGGCCACCCACGGCGAGCCGTCCGATGTGAACGCCCACCCTCACGCCACCGAAAAGCTTTCACTGGTACATAATGGGATCATCGAGAACTATCAGCAGCTTCGCAGCCAGCTTGCCGCGAAGGGTTATGAGTTTCTTTCCCGCACCGACACTGAGGTCGCCGCCAAGCTGATCGATTCGCTCTACGACGGAGATCCGGTTGATACCATCCGGCGCGCGTGCGCGCTTCTCGAAGGCTCCTATGCCTTCGCAATCGTCTTTGCCGACCGCCCGGGAGAGGTCTACGCCACACGGCTCGGCAGTCCGCTGATCGCGGCCAAAGGCGACGGGGAAAACTTTCTCGCCTCGGATGTCCCGGCGATTTTGCAGTATACGCGGGATTACTGCCTCATCGCAGAAGGCCAGATTGTGAAAGTCACTCAGGACGGGATCGCGCTTTATCAGGCGGACGGCTCCCCCGCTCCGGTGGAGATGCTGCGCGCCTCCTGGACGGTGGAACAGGCCCAGAAGGGCGGATATGAACACTTCATGCTTAAGGAAATCTACGAGCAGCCCCGCGCGCTCGCGGACACGGTGCATCCCCGCATCCTCGACGGGCTGCCCTCCTTTGAGGGGCAGGACGACATTCCGGAAGGTTTCTGGAAGCAGTTTGACCGGGTATCGATTGTGGCGTGCGGCACCGCGTGGCACGCGGGCATGGTTGGGAAATATCTGATTGAACGGTTGGCGCGCATCCCGGTGGAATGCAGCGTCGCGTCCGAATTTCGGTACTGCGACCCGATCCTTTCAAAGCGCACGCTGGTAATTGTGATTTCCCAGTCGGGCGAAACAGCCGATACGCTCGCCGCCCTGCGGCTCGCGCAGCAGAAAGGTACAACCACGTTGGCGGTGGTGAACGTGACCGGTTCATCGATCGCACGGGAAGCGGATTATGTCATCCATACCTTCGCGGGTCCGGAGATTGCTGTCGCCTCGACGAAGGCATATTCGGTCCAGCTTTCGGTGATGTACATGATCGCGGTTAAGCTGGCGCTGTGCGGCGGAAAAATCAGCGCGGACACGGCGCGCGATTTGACCGACGGCCTGCTCGAAGCGGTCGGCGCGGCAAAAGAGGCGCTTGCGCTCGACGATGAAATCAAAGCCTATGTCCAGCGCTACGAGGCGCTTAAAGACCTCTTTTTCCTCGGGCGCGGGCTCGATTACGCGCTTTCGATGGAAGGCTCGCTCAAGCTCAAGGAGGTCAGCTATATCCACTGTGAAGCCTACGCGGCGGGTGAACTCAAGCACGGGACCATCTCGCTCATCACGCCCGGCGTTCCTGTGGTGGCGATGGCCACACAGGAGGCGCTGCTGCCCAAAATGGTCAGCAACATCAAAGAGGTTCATTCCCGCGGCGCGGATGTCCTGCTCATCGGCAAGAAGGGGCTTGAGATCGACCCGGAAATTTACGGAAGGCGCTTCGATCTGCCCGCGCTGGACGATCTGTTTATGCCGATCCCGGGCGTGGTTGTGCTGCAGCTGCTCGCCTACCATACGGCGGTGCTGCGCGGCTGCGATGTGGATAAACCCCGCAACCTTGCAAAAAGCGTCACGGTGGAATAA